In a single window of the Leptolyngbyaceae cyanobacterium genome:
- a CDS encoding NAD+ synthase: MTNNMKIAIAQLNPTIGDLTNNAQQILNSARQASELGARLLLTPELSLCGYPPRDLLLNPSFVEEMAITLQQLAKDLPPNLAVLVGTVEPNINASSNGGKSLFNSIALLEQGKIQQSFHKRLLPTYDVFDENRYFEPGKHSNFFVLDNLRIGVTICEDLWNDENFWGKRTYPDNPIADLAELGVDLIVNLSASPYSVGKQQLRKDMLRHSAVRHQRPIIYANQVGGNDDLIFDGASFALNSHGDLVCSLPAFKKDVVCLKFSKKERNLLTASIAEMPESYDEEIWQALVLGVRDYARKCGFTKIVLGLSGGIDSSLVAAIAAEALGAENVLGVLMPSPYSSDHSVKDALALGENLGIKTNLLPIGGLMKSYDESLADLFAGTEFGIAEENIQSRIRGNLLMAIANKFGYLLISTGNKSEMAVGYCTLYGDMNGGLAAIADVPKTRVYSLCQWLNRQREIIPENVLVKPPSAELKPGQVDQDSLPPYEILDDILERFVNYHQSAKEIVLAGHDPDVVNRVIKLVARSEFKRRQAPPGLKITDRAFGTGWRMPIASKWLVNVP, translated from the coding sequence ATGACAAATAATATGAAAATTGCGATCGCACAACTAAACCCCACGATTGGTGACCTCACCAATAACGCTCAACAAATTCTTAATAGCGCCAGACAAGCATCTGAATTAGGTGCGCGTTTATTGCTAACGCCAGAACTTTCTTTATGCGGATATCCACCACGAGATTTGTTACTCAATCCCAGTTTTGTAGAGGAAATGGCAATTACTTTGCAACAATTAGCAAAGGACTTGCCGCCGAATTTAGCAGTATTAGTAGGAACGGTCGAACCAAATATAAATGCTTCTAGCAACGGTGGCAAGTCTTTATTTAACAGTATTGCTTTGTTAGAACAAGGAAAGATTCAGCAAAGCTTTCACAAGCGGCTATTACCTACTTACGATGTTTTTGATGAAAATCGCTATTTTGAGCCGGGAAAACATTCTAATTTTTTCGTTTTAGATAATCTGCGAATTGGCGTCACCATTTGCGAAGATTTATGGAACGATGAAAACTTTTGGGGTAAACGAACCTATCCCGATAATCCAATTGCTGATTTAGCTGAATTAGGAGTGGATTTAATTGTTAATTTGTCGGCTTCTCCTTATTCGGTAGGCAAACAACAATTGCGGAAAGATATGCTGCGCCACAGTGCGGTGCGTCATCAAAGACCGATTATCTACGCTAATCAAGTAGGAGGAAATGACGATCTAATCTTTGATGGCGCTAGTTTTGCTTTAAATAGTCATGGAGATTTAGTTTGTTCTCTGCCTGCATTTAAAAAAGATGTGGTATGTTTGAAATTTTCTAAAAAAGAAAGAAATTTGCTGACAGCATCAATAGCAGAAATGCCAGAAAGTTACGATGAAGAAATTTGGCAGGCTTTGGTGCTAGGAGTGCGAGATTATGCACGAAAATGCGGATTTACTAAAATTGTGCTCGGTTTAAGTGGTGGCATAGATTCATCATTAGTAGCTGCGATCGCAGCTGAAGCGTTGGGTGCAGAAAATGTATTGGGTGTTTTGATGCCTTCTCCCTATAGTTCCGATCATTCGGTGAAAGATGCTTTAGCATTAGGTGAAAATTTGGGGATTAAAACAAATTTGTTGCCAATCGGCGGTTTAATGAAAAGTTATGACGAAAGTTTGGCAGATCTGTTTGCTGGTACTGAGTTTGGCATTGCCGAAGAAAATATCCAATCCCGGATCAGGGGTAATTTATTAATGGCAATTGCTAATAAGTTTGGTTATCTCCTGATTTCGACTGGCAATAAATCGGAAATGGCTGTAGGTTACTGCACTCTTTACGGTGATATGAATGGAGGATTAGCCGCCATTGCCGATGTACCGAAAACCCGCGTTTATTCTTTGTGTCAATGGCTAAATCGTCAGAGGGAAATTATTCCCGAAAACGTGTTAGTTAAACCACCCAGCGCCGAACTAAAACCGGGACAAGTAGACCAAGATTCTCTGCCTCCTTATGAGATATTAGATGATATTTTGGAACGGTTTGTTAATTATCATCAATCAGCTAAGGAAATTGTGCTAGCAGGACACGATCCGGATGTGGTAAATCGGGTGATTAAATTAGTAGCGCGATCGGAATTTAAACGGCGACAAGCACCTCCTGGGTTGAAAATTACCGATCGCGCTTTTGGTACTGGCTGGCGAATGCCGATCGCTAGTAAGTGGTTGGTCAATGTGCCTTAA
- a CDS encoding four helix bundle protein encodes MSSKRFQDLKIYQLAERLSDEIWEIVNEWEYLAKDTVGKQIIRSADSIGAKIAEGVGRGTYQENRRFVIIARGSLNETQHWLRRAYCRNILTTKQIDKRKLIIDELAPKLNAYIKSIGYISNNK; translated from the coding sequence ATGTCGAGTAAGAGGTTTCAAGATTTGAAAATTTATCAATTAGCGGAGAGATTGAGCGATGAAATATGGGAAATTGTGAATGAGTGGGAATATTTAGCAAAGGATACTGTAGGTAAACAAATTATTCGTTCAGCCGATAGTATTGGTGCAAAAATAGCTGAAGGAGTAGGGAGAGGTACTTATCAAGAAAATCGACGATTCGTAATTATCGCCAGAGGTTCTTTAAACGAAACCCAACACTGGCTAAGAAGAGCTTATTGCAGAAATATCTTAACAACAAAACAAATAGATAAACGCAAACTAATCATAGACGAACTAGCTCCCAAATTAAACGCCTACATAAAATCCATAGGCTACATATCAAATAACAAATGA
- a CDS encoding NUDIX domain-containing protein, protein MSGRNVKKIADPLRKHPLADFKVGVDNVIFSVDTDQNRLLVLLVMRHDEPFIGQWCLPGTLVRQGESLEDAAYRILAEKIKVKNLYLEQLYTFGGPSRDPREAPESFGVRYLSVSYFALVRFAEAELIADGVSGIAWYPIEQVPQLAFDHNQILEYGYRRLRNKLEYSPVAFDVLPDLFTLSDLYQLYTTVLGENFSDYSNFRARLLKLGFLCDTGVKVSRGAGRPASLYRFDAEAFAPFKDKPLVFI, encoded by the coding sequence ATGTCAGGACGCAACGTAAAAAAGATTGCCGATCCGCTAAGAAAACACCCTTTAGCCGATTTTAAAGTAGGGGTAGATAACGTTATTTTTTCTGTCGATACCGACCAAAATCGACTGCTCGTTTTATTAGTAATGCGCCACGACGAACCGTTCATCGGTCAATGGTGTTTACCGGGTACGCTAGTTAGACAAGGCGAATCTCTAGAAGATGCCGCTTATCGAATTTTGGCAGAAAAAATTAAGGTAAAAAATCTCTATTTAGAGCAGTTATATACCTTTGGCGGGCCAAGCCGCGACCCCAGAGAAGCACCGGAAAGTTTTGGAGTGCGCTATTTATCGGTGAGTTATTTTGCTTTAGTGAGATTTGCCGAAGCGGAATTAATTGCTGATGGGGTGAGTGGAATTGCTTGGTATCCGATCGAGCAAGTGCCGCAATTAGCCTTCGATCACAATCAAATTCTCGAATATGGCTATCGCCGTTTGCGAAATAAATTAGAGTATAGTCCGGTGGCTTTTGATGTGTTACCAGATTTATTTACTCTCAGCGATTTGTATCAACTTTACACGACTGTTTTAGGCGAAAATTTTTCTGATTATTCTAATTTTCGCGCTCGCTTACTCAAGTTAGGCTTTTTGTGCGATACAGGCGTAAAAGTTTCGCGAGGTGCAGGTCGTCCTGCTAGTTTGTATCGATTTGATGCGGAAGCTTTTGCTCCTTTTAAAGATAAACCTTTAGTGTTTATTTAG
- a CDS encoding nicotinate-nucleotide adenylyltransferase, protein MINIALFGTSADPPTAGHQAILNWLSQHYDWVAAWASDNPLKVHQTPLQHRATMLRLLIEYIDPPRHNIGIHQDLSSRRTLETLQKAKEKWPGAGLTLVIGSDLINQLPRWYRVEDLLRQVQLLVVPRPGYAVEQAGIERLRQMGAKIAIASVTGPDVSSTAYRENGDREALTPPVEAYIHREQLYACQDAT, encoded by the coding sequence ATGATTAACATAGCTCTTTTCGGTACGAGTGCCGATCCTCCAACCGCCGGACATCAAGCAATTTTGAACTGGCTATCCCAACATTATGACTGGGTAGCAGCTTGGGCGTCCGATAATCCCTTAAAGGTTCATCAAACACCTTTACAACATCGAGCTACCATGTTGAGATTGTTGATCGAATATATCGATCCGCCAAGACATAATATCGGTATACATCAAGATTTGAGTAGCCGTCGCACGTTGGAAACCCTACAGAAAGCGAAAGAAAAGTGGCCTGGTGCAGGACTAACATTGGTGATAGGTTCGGATTTAATTAACCAGTTACCTCGTTGGTATCGAGTTGAAGATTTGTTACGACAAGTGCAACTACTAGTCGTGCCTAGACCGGGATATGCCGTAGAACAAGCAGGTATCGAGCGGTTGAGGCAGATGGGAGCGAAGATTGCGATCGCATCTGTGACCGGGCCAGATGTTTCTTCTACAGCTTATCGTGAAAATGGAGATAGGGAAGCACTAACGCCTCCTGTCGAGGCATATATTCATCGAGAGCAATTGTACGCATGTCAGGACGCAACGTAA
- a CDS encoding nicotinate phosphoribosyltransferase, translating into MNIAPELNRLHLSGNLPTTENLRTKELTVDSEDLSLLTDLYQLTMAACYVGEGLDDRQASFELFTRRLPEGFGYLIAMGLQQALEYLEQFRFTPEHLEALQATGIFQHAPKEFWSRLAEARFTGDLWAVPEGTAVFANQPLLRVEAPLWQAQVVETYLLNVLNYQTLVATRAARLRDVAGPLATLLEFGTRRAFSAQASLWAARAALAGGLDATSNVLAALKLGQKPSGTMAHSLVMALTATSGSEMEAFAAFHRYFPGAPLLIDTYDPLAAAKQLAERVNAGELQLSGVRLDSGDLVSLSKQVRSLLPGVPIFATGDLDEWEIARLKQSGACIDGFGLGTRLVTGAPVNGVYKLVEIDGIPTMKQSSNKISYPGRKQIFRRIENGEMISDRLGLMSEQPMEEQLLLQLVFSQGKRMWGESLEQIRDRTAASVASLPPQTRQLDRPTSPPMEISDPLQQLTYKTKR; encoded by the coding sequence ATGAATATTGCCCCCGAATTGAACCGTTTACACCTGAGTGGTAATCTTCCCACAACCGAAAACTTACGAACCAAAGAACTTACGGTTGATTCTGAAGATTTGAGCTTGTTAACCGACCTTTATCAACTGACGATGGCGGCGTGCTACGTTGGTGAAGGTTTAGACGATCGACAAGCCAGTTTCGAGCTATTTACCCGACGATTACCAGAAGGTTTCGGTTACTTAATCGCGATGGGTTTGCAACAAGCCCTAGAATATTTAGAACAATTTCGCTTTACTCCAGAACATCTGGAAGCTTTGCAGGCAACTGGTATTTTTCAGCACGCACCAAAGGAATTCTGGTCGCGATTGGCAGAAGCTCGTTTTACGGGGGATCTGTGGGCAGTACCAGAGGGAACGGCGGTATTTGCCAATCAACCTTTGCTGCGGGTAGAAGCACCGTTATGGCAAGCTCAGGTGGTGGAAACTTATCTGCTGAACGTGCTGAATTACCAAACGTTGGTGGCGACGAGGGCCGCTAGGTTGCGGGATGTCGCTGGCCCACTAGCTACTTTGCTGGAATTCGGGACGCGGCGGGCTTTTAGCGCTCAAGCTTCTCTGTGGGCGGCACGGGCTGCCTTGGCGGGGGGTTTGGATGCGACATCTAACGTGCTGGCGGCGCTGAAATTGGGCCAAAAACCGAGCGGTACGATGGCGCATTCTTTGGTGATGGCGTTAACGGCAACTAGCGGTAGCGAGATGGAGGCATTTGCGGCTTTTCATCGCTATTTTCCGGGCGCACCTTTGTTGATCGATACTTACGATCCTTTAGCAGCTGCTAAACAGTTAGCAGAAAGAGTAAATGCGGGGGAATTACAATTATCGGGAGTGCGGTTGGATTCGGGAGATTTAGTTAGTTTATCGAAACAAGTGCGATCGCTGTTGCCTGGAGTACCGATTTTTGCTACTGGAGATCTAGATGAGTGGGAAATTGCCCGGTTAAAACAGTCTGGTGCTTGCATCGATGGTTTCGGTTTGGGAACTCGATTAGTCACTGGTGCGCCAGTCAATGGAGTTTACAAACTGGTGGAAATTGATGGCATTCCCACGATGAAACAATCTAGTAATAAAATTTCTTATCCCGGTCGCAAACAAATCTTCCGCCGAATTGAAAACGGTGAGATGATTTCCGATCGATTGGGACTGATGTCGGAACAACCAATGGAAGAACAACTTTTATTGCAGTTAGTTTTCAGCCAAGGTAAGCGGATGTGGGGGGAAAGTTTAGAGCAAATTCGCGATCGCACTGCCGCTTCCGTTGCCAGTCTACCACCCCAAACTCGCCAACTGGATCGACCCACTTCTCCTCCAATGGAAATTTCCGACCCACTCCAACAGTTAACTTACAAAACAAAACGGTAA
- a CDS encoding diacylglycerol/polyprenol kinase family protein encodes MPPFLSDPTLWFHIAIAAVWVGVIILAAELLHRYTSTEPERIRKVVHIGTGQVILLAWWLQIPAWVGITASILASTVALLSYKLPILPGINSVGRKSLGTFFYALSIGILVGWFWPLQQPYYAAVGILVMTWGDGLAALVGQQFGKHPYKIWGMQKSWEGSLTMALVSYAVCFLILLAVQGNVWQTWVVPLAIALVATSLEAFSKLGIDNITVPVGSAALCFLLNQVWFGNW; translated from the coding sequence GTGCCACCTTTTCTATCCGATCCTACTCTCTGGTTCCATATTGCGATTGCCGCAGTTTGGGTAGGAGTAATTATTTTGGCTGCCGAGTTGCTGCATCGCTACACTTCTACAGAACCGGAAAGAATACGCAAAGTAGTTCACATTGGTACGGGACAGGTGATCCTCTTGGCATGGTGGTTGCAAATTCCCGCTTGGGTGGGAATTACCGCTTCGATTTTAGCAAGTACGGTGGCTCTTTTGTCGTATAAATTACCAATTTTGCCAGGAATTAATAGCGTAGGACGCAAAAGCTTAGGTACGTTTTTTTATGCCCTCAGTATCGGTATTTTAGTCGGTTGGTTTTGGCCTCTACAACAACCTTATTACGCTGCGGTGGGAATTTTGGTGATGACTTGGGGAGATGGATTGGCAGCGCTGGTGGGACAGCAATTTGGTAAACATCCTTATAAGATTTGGGGAATGCAAAAAAGTTGGGAAGGTTCTCTGACGATGGCATTGGTTAGCTATGCAGTGTGCTTTCTGATTTTATTGGCCGTTCAAGGTAATGTTTGGCAAACTTGGGTAGTGCCATTGGCGATCGCTTTAGTTGCGACCAGTTTGGAAGCTTTCTCTAAGTTAGGTATTGATAACATAACCGTTCCAGTTGGTAGCGCGGCATTATGCTTTTTGTTGAATCAGGTTTGGTTTGGCAATTGGTAG
- the yidD gene encoding membrane protein insertion efficiency factor YidD, with the protein MKILFIWLIKGYRTFISPLYPPTCRFHPTCSQYAIQAIERFGPWRGSWLAVRRILRCHPLHPGGYDPVPEVENSTNKKD; encoded by the coding sequence ATGAAAATTTTATTCATCTGGTTGATTAAAGGTTACCGAACCTTTATTTCACCTTTGTATCCTCCTACCTGTCGCTTTCACCCAACTTGTTCGCAGTATGCCATTCAAGCGATCGAACGATTTGGCCCTTGGCGCGGTAGTTGGTTAGCCGTTCGCCGCATCTTGCGCTGCCATCCCCTGCATCCCGGTGGATACGATCCGGTACCAGAGGTTGAGAATTCAACAAATAAGAAGGATTGA
- a CDS encoding diguanylate cyclase, giving the protein MKPLGIAFCQLIANLVKKISHQNAFFSKIFLKLNYHQQDLFKSIQERADLLNLAHEGILIRDLQGAIAFWNDRAEEMYGFSKEEAFGKNHHNFLFTKFPKPLSEIETELFQRGIWEGELLQTKRDGSKIIVASRWVINKLNSKIPVILETNQDITFAKTVEDNLLAASVRFATILDIAKDAIISIDENQKINLFNQGAVKIFGYATNEVLGKPLILLLPDCLAEVDSEQTARLNQWYVQSFHKVKLDELVGRRKDGTEFPIEASISQVELVSGKIFTLILRDISERKKAAEERLHQEEEFRALIENAPDAIARYDRELRCQYINPEIERQIGIPPQAFIGKKLSEVGFSNEFQNMWKKVLQKVFITGRQESIEFELTDLNGKAYYQARAVPEFSRQGKVEFVLAIIRNITELKRIQKDLEQANKRLNKWVEELALRNREIALLGKMSDILQACMTIDEAYKMLAQLVKPLFPDVSGGIFVISSSKNVAEAVSTWSSEQSGNNFSSKKIFSPNDCWSLRRGRPHLVKYSELSLQCKHVQLQPLVTQGLLNDNSDRIGQKVCDPPQEYCHILSQSLGENDSENIVCNDDCQKNRDSGISHHWIAEEYQNFSLLPIPAETLCVPMMAQGEALGILYLTSQQPGYFTSAKEQLGVTVAEHIGLALANLKLREALQQQSIRDSLTGLYNRRYLEESLEREISRAVRLKQTLGVIMIDVDHFKRYNDTYGHDGGDAVLRELGKFLQEKFRGSDIACRYGGEELTLILPEASLETIIRRAEFIREGVKRLKLQHRRQHLGSITVSLGVAIFPDHGLTGETVIAAADAALYEAKRQGRDRVVVAEQ; this is encoded by the coding sequence ATGAAACCTCTAGGTATCGCTTTCTGTCAATTAATTGCTAATTTAGTCAAGAAAATTAGCCATCAAAATGCTTTCTTTTCTAAAATTTTCTTAAAATTAAATTATCATCAACAAGATTTATTTAAAAGTATTCAAGAACGAGCAGATCTGTTGAATTTAGCTCATGAGGGAATATTAATCAGAGATTTACAAGGTGCAATCGCATTTTGGAACGATCGGGCTGAAGAAATGTATGGGTTTAGTAAAGAAGAAGCTTTCGGAAAGAACCATCATAATTTTCTCTTCACAAAATTTCCCAAACCTTTATCAGAAATAGAAACAGAGCTTTTTCAAAGGGGGATTTGGGAAGGCGAACTGCTCCAAACTAAAAGAGATGGGAGTAAAATTATAGTGGCTAGCCGTTGGGTTATCAATAAATTAAATAGTAAGATACCCGTGATTTTAGAAACCAATCAGGATATTACATTTGCCAAAACAGTAGAAGACAATTTGCTAGCAGCCAGCGTTCGTTTTGCAACTATTTTAGATATTGCTAAAGATGCTATTATTTCTATAGATGAAAACCAAAAAATTAATTTATTTAATCAAGGTGCAGTCAAAATTTTCGGTTACGCTACTAATGAAGTATTAGGCAAACCCCTAATTTTACTGTTGCCAGATTGCCTTGCAGAAGTTGATAGCGAGCAAACCGCTAGGCTCAATCAATGGTACGTTCAATCCTTTCATAAAGTAAAATTAGATGAATTAGTCGGTCGTCGCAAAGACGGAACTGAATTTCCGATCGAAGCTTCAATTTCTCAAGTAGAGTTAGTATCGGGAAAAATCTTTACTTTAATTTTGCGCGATATTTCCGAACGCAAAAAAGCGGCGGAAGAAAGACTTCATCAAGAGGAAGAATTTCGCGCTTTGATTGAAAATGCGCCGGATGCGATCGCGCGATACGATCGGGAGTTGCGCTGTCAGTATATTAATCCAGAAATAGAAAGGCAAATTGGCATACCTCCCCAAGCTTTCATCGGTAAAAAGCTCTCTGAAGTGGGATTTAGTAATGAATTTCAGAATATGTGGAAAAAAGTTTTACAAAAAGTATTTATCACGGGTAGGCAAGAATCTATTGAGTTTGAATTAACAGATTTAAATGGAAAAGCTTACTATCAAGCCCGTGCAGTACCGGAATTTTCCAGGCAGGGAAAGGTTGAATTTGTCCTGGCTATTATTCGCAATATTACCGAACTAAAAAGGATTCAGAAAGATTTGGAACAAGCCAATAAAAGATTAAATAAGTGGGTAGAAGAATTGGCGTTGAGAAATCGGGAAATCGCGTTACTTGGTAAAATGAGCGATATTTTGCAAGCCTGTATGACCATTGACGAAGCCTATAAAATGCTCGCTCAATTGGTCAAACCGTTGTTTCCCGATGTGTCGGGGGGAATATTTGTAATTAGCTCTTCTAAAAATGTCGCAGAGGCAGTTTCTACTTGGTCGAGCGAACAAAGTGGAAATAATTTTAGTAGTAAGAAAATTTTCAGTCCAAATGATTGCTGGTCATTGCGAAGAGGCAGACCTCATTTAGTTAAATATTCGGAACTTAGCTTACAGTGCAAACACGTTCAATTACAACCGTTGGTAACCCAAGGGTTATTAAATGATAATTCAGATAGGATTGGCCAAAAAGTATGCGATCCGCCACAAGAATATTGCCATATTCTTAGCCAATCGTTGGGAGAAAATGACTCGGAAAATATAGTTTGTAACGATGATTGTCAAAAAAATAGAGACTCAGGGATATCTCATCATTGGATAGCGGAAGAATACCAAAACTTTTCTTTGTTACCGATTCCGGCTGAAACTCTTTGCGTTCCCATGATGGCGCAGGGAGAAGCTTTAGGGATACTTTATTTAACTTCTCAGCAGCCGGGATATTTCACGTCAGCCAAAGAACAATTAGGGGTCACGGTGGCAGAGCATATTGGGTTAGCATTAGCTAATTTAAAGTTACGAGAAGCGCTGCAACAGCAAAGTATTCGGGATTCGTTAACTGGTTTATACAATCGACGTTATTTAGAAGAATCTTTAGAAAGAGAGATTAGTCGCGCCGTTCGTTTAAAGCAAACGTTGGGAGTAATTATGATCGATGTCGATCATTTTAAGCGTTATAACGATACTTACGGTCATGATGGTGGGGATGCGGTGCTGCGGGAATTGGGAAAATTTTTACAAGAAAAATTTCGCGGTTCGGATATTGCTTGTCGCTATGGTGGTGAGGAATTAACGTTAATTCTGCCGGAAGCATCTTTAGAAACTATTATCAGACGGGCTGAATTTATTCGGGAAGGGGTGAAACGCTTAAAATTGCAACATCGCCGTCAGCATCTCGGCAGTATTACGGTGTCTTTGGGTGTAGCGATTTTCCCCGATCACGGATTGACTGGGGAGACGGTGATTGCGGCGGCGGATGCAGCGTTGTACGAGGCGAAAAGACAAGGACGCGATCGTGTTGTCGTAGCAGAGCAGTGA
- a CDS encoding M15 family metallopeptidase, whose product MKPYQQILIVESGEPLIPIPLELFAVESPHPYEKLGAPYGDRSPYYLRQTVLKKLIEAQNLLQQTHPYWRIQIFDAYRPIEVQKFMVEYTFAELLRAQNLNLSQISDIEQQNIWQQVYQFWASPSPDPATPPPHSTGGAIDITLVNEQGNPVNMGTAIDEVSPLSYPDYFANSTNPIERQYHAYRQLLWSIMQKVGFQRHPNEWWHFSFGDQMWAWLSNQANPHHSLTARYGRI is encoded by the coding sequence ATGAAACCATATCAACAAATATTAATAGTCGAGTCTGGAGAACCACTAATCCCCATCCCCTTAGAACTATTTGCCGTTGAATCTCCCCATCCTTACGAAAAATTAGGCGCACCCTACGGAGATCGATCGCCCTATTATCTACGTCAAACAGTATTAAAAAAGCTGATCGAAGCGCAAAACCTACTACAGCAAACGCATCCCTACTGGCGCATCCAAATTTTTGATGCTTATCGACCAATTGAAGTGCAAAAATTTATGGTCGAGTACACCTTCGCCGAACTACTGAGAGCGCAGAATTTAAACTTATCCCAAATATCAGACATCGAACAACAAAACATTTGGCAGCAGGTTTATCAATTTTGGGCATCGCCCAGCCCCGATCCCGCTACCCCACCGCCCCATAGTACCGGTGGCGCGATCGACATTACCCTAGTTAACGAGCAAGGTAATCCAGTAAATATGGGTACAGCTATTGATGAAGTTTCACCGCTCTCCTATCCAGATTACTTTGCTAACAGCACCAACCCCATAGAACGGCAATATCACGCCTACCGCCAACTATTGTGGAGTATTATGCAAAAAGTCGGTTTTCAGCGCCATCCTAATGAATGGTGGCATTTTTCTTTTGGCGATCAAATGTGGGCTTGGTTATCTAATCAAGCAAATCCCCATCATTCACTTACA